DNA sequence from the Diorhabda sublineata isolate icDioSubl1.1 chromosome 6, icDioSubl1.1, whole genome shotgun sequence genome:
ttcatttaaatcttGGTATCAAACATGTTCAAAATTGtcaatgaaaattcaaatcatttccacaatttttatataatgactACCGCCTTTGAAGTTCTCCTATCAGAAGTATACTTTAGGTATATTAtagtatatattattatattaggtatagtatatttatttaggtttcattttgttaattttgattttctgttgaaacaaaaaccaaatgataaaaattagaaGGAGTAACTACTGCCAACATAAACAGCTCTTATAATTATATTGTCAGTTTCAGCGTTTTAGAAACCacgttatcatcttcagaaactgatgTACGGTGTTTACTTAGctttgaagatgataacttggtttaACAAAACGCGCAGACAGTGGGTGTCGGTGTTGAAGTAGTTAACAATAGTAATGATTAAGTACTGTTGATTTAGTGGATGAAAAACTATCTGTACGATTTTATTCTTGCAGAAAAGTTGCTTCGGTTTCTGGCGACGCTCGAAGGGCATTGGACATATGCAGAAGATCTGCAGAAATAGCAGAAGCCGAAGGTAAAACACAATCAGTCGGAATGAACCACGTTAATGAAGCATTAAACGCTATGATCACTCAGCCTAAAATATTAGCGATTAAATGTTGTTCTAGATTGGAACAACTTATTTTACAATCTATAGTTGCTGAGGTaagtgtatttttttgttttttttatgttttagcAATTTCGTCTTTGATTTGAATGAAACTTCCtcaagtaaaattgaaaaataatttgttatttagaaGTAAATCACCAACTTGTTCTGGTCATACCATAAGTGAAGTTTAGATACAAACGTTTTTACATGGGAGTTTAATTATTTCAGGTGGAAAGGACAGGAGTGGAAGAAACAACATTCAGGGACGTTTATCAGATGATGATTACATGCTCAGCCATTGAGGGATTCAAAATGGTATCTTCTACTCTAGTCCAAAACGCCATAATGAGGTTGAGCGCTTATAGATTAATTTTAGCTGAACAAAAATGTAACAATATTTACCAAAAGATTATTCTTAACGTTAGTAACGATGATATATACTAtgctttacaaaaaaattacagctAGTAACGTTGGGTTTAAGTCGTAATTGAGGACCAGAGCaagaatttcttataaaaaaagttttaacatacagttaaatatgaattttacaCTTTAAGACTGTTTTAACGATTATAATTTGACAAATGTGATTGAATTTATctcatttttgttttacaatttaaaacgtttatttgactaattcaataaataaaagaatgttataataaataaatttatttataatttatcacCATCGAATTAATGTATAAtagtaaacatttaaaaatccGGAATTTGTTCTTCGAGTATAGTTTCCGTAGCTTCTATTAGCAGACTAAAATCGATATCTGCCAAACTAGCTTTGGCAGTTAACAAATCGAGAAATGTATCTAAAGGTGACATATTGTTTCCTGAGCTAATTGATCCTAAACCTGAAACAGATTAGGCATCATCATATTTATTAATGGCCGGtttcataatacatttaaaGGAAGCTTTAAATTTAAAGTTTCCATAATTGCTATTTAGCCTAAatgttcttttaatttgaactttTAAGTTGAAGTCAAAAATGTTTCACTTTAGCACATTAAACTCTCGACATCGACATAGATAAAAACGTACAAACTGTAGCTGATGCCCGGCTTTGGGTTTGTAACATTGCAGCTCGTTGGCCAGGCTCCATTCACGACCAGACAATATTCAATAACAATactttgaaaagacagtttGAGGAAGGACATCTTTTAGTGGGTTACAGAGGAGATACCtcataaaaaattggaaaagtaattattgaaatgaaaaattgaattgaagaaTTCAATGGCAATTACAAAACACAACAGCACGCCACTAAAAATTAAGCCATAAGAAATGTTAACGACAAAATGACCCTCACTtctatatttcattttgtttctttttctaacGACACGTATTGGAAAAGGGCAGAGTATTGTCAACCTCATTTTAACGCCTTAAAGTAGCCTTTACAAATCGATTATGGGACCACTTCACTTTAATAACTAAGTGGGCCTTTAATCTAAAGGAACCATTAGATAAAGTACCAGTTAGGGTGGGATTATTAAACCAGTCgtaaaacattttgataaaatacagAATGCGGTAcataattttcatgtttctCTTTGTCGGCCGGCGCCACTAGTGTCCAAAACTAGATTGTCTCATCGGACGGCGCGGGTCACTGATTGTGAGTATTCGATTGTGCTATTAGACGCTGAACATtggattaataaaaaatcaacgTCTATTcattagtaataataatgataattaataaagtagtagaaacataaattttgttgttcaatAACATGAACATAATAATACagtattataaatataactcaaaaacgggaaaaataacataaaaattatttgtactgtccgacgcgcgtttcgataactaagttatcgtcttcagagactaaaggtaagactgtttaccttcagtctctaatTCACTCAAAGAACTCCAATAATTTCACTTGATGAAATTGCACTTAAAGATAATACAAAAGTCTCTGTTGCAGGGATATGTATCAGTCTAGTGATAGTTCTACTCAGTCTCAGTTGCACTTTTATAATAGTAGTCTACGAAACAACTTCCAATCTGATAGGGAATAAAAGGCTAGCAgtaataaattgttaattattatataacgggtttgattaaaaaataatcaaatgtgatcattgaaaaaaaattatagtgtaAGTAAGTTATAGTGTGAGCCAAAATATGATACAGTTCTTGAAACTTAATACGAgaagtttttatttgtatgttaacgttatttagaacaaatatggataacattaacaaaaattaaaaaaaatacattcctTGATGTAATCTGAATTTTTACTATTCAATATCGCATCATTATTTATACTTTACGttaatattatagatattataTACATACCTGTAACGTTTGTGGTATTTTGTGTCCTACTTCTCGTTGGTTGTCCTGTAACTCCCGATAAAATATTCTGAGCGTGTTCTCTTGCTCTTAAAACTACACCAATGGGATTATTCCATTGATTAAGCAATCTTTTAGCTCTCTGTCTCGGTACAAGTGTgagtaatttcaatttttttgcagtaTCTTCTTTACTATcgttattttctgaaaaattataatacaattgaCACTAACATACATTTTTGTAGCCATATTCACCTGcgaatattattttcatgacGTCTACTTGTAGTTCAAACACTCTGTTTGTTACGTATTGTTCAAACATTTCGAAATCCATAGTTCTGTAACCTAAATATGCGAAAAATGATGTGAAACCTTGAGGTAAAGGAAACGCCAAAGATTCAACGGCcatgtaatatttttctaataacttGAAAAGCACATAACGACGTTCTTCATTCAGGTTGTTTCTGGAACAGTCGCATcattaataattgaaagaaaaaaggagtcactttatcaaatttatattttatatatcgacacacatacattttcaaattctgtcACTTCAAAGTGGaataacttatttatatacctttTTAAAATAACTGCTTCGTCTTGTGtgaatttcatttgatttgatcatttttttttcgtaatatcaaaataaacccGCGAGGAAAAAAATCTACTAAGTCGCACGCTAGCTTTCAAAAGTCTctagcaaaaaatctgtagtctccattctttttccaattttcgcATCTCAAAGCCATTAGTCTTAGCTTTTTATTGAGTGgtctatgttgttattgagttatttttgGTGAAGAGgaaatatcaaatgaaaattaatcttgaacaatgaaaaatgtttataattaatagtAAAGACCCTTATAACAGTTTTCAATCGCTTTTTCGTGGatcgaataaattttttactcgATCTTGTTCGATACTATCCCATCCATTAGTGAGCGGCGTTTATGAGATTCGATTTCGGGGCTAGTACAGGATTTATAGCACAaacttttctttcaaatatatctctataatgctcgataggatttaaCGGGCTGGTTAATCCATAGCGCCAATTTCGACATTCTATACATACTGCCCTACGGAACCTGCAGTATGTGGACGGGTATTGACCTTTATTAGGATGAAGTCTTCATCGATTAAACTGGCGTAGGGATCCCCTAAAATTCTTCCACGTTTGGGTTCACCGTTAATCCCCTCGCTCGACCGCCAGTTTCAATACAAACCAACTCGGTTTCTGCTTACATTAAAATGTCCacccaaaccatccaggaaccttCTCGAAAAGCCACGTTTCCTTTTATGCAACACTgcgcgaatctttctccaggtaTTTTGTTCAATCGTCCTCTTATATCGCTGCCATGCAGGCAAACTGCTTTCGTCTGAGAACAGAACGGAGCCTCATTGTTAGTCAGTCCAATTAATGCATTGTTTAACAAATCGTAGGCAGGCTGTAAGGTgggctggggttaatttggggtCAGTAACTGGCCTTTTTGGCTCAAGGTTAGCTGTCTTAACTCTTCTTCTGACTGTACAGCCACTCCTCGCGTTTTTCTGAGTTCTTGACGgactttttattaaatgaaatgaaataacttTTACATGCGGTTTACTAAGGTTACATATTAAAAAGTTGTGAATATAAAATCCCTCAAAGAGATACACTGAAATAATCATACACTTGCCTACAAATATCAAGTCACTactaaagaagaagaatcaaaattatttttgttgataagaaaattatttattacttacattaaaataaaCCCTTTGTCGATATCTTCTGTGGGATCGTATGTAGCGGCTTTGCAAATGATTTGGCACAACTGTCTTGATTGTTCCAATTGAGCTCCCACGTATCTTGTTGCAACTGCATGCACGTGCATAGCGGATTGGTCGCTTGTTTGAAACACCGTAGCACCATGTGatgtttgttttaataaatgCATACTCAATTCTCTCAGATTCTAAAaccatgaaaataaatttcaaacaatgaGATAATGAGATGATTTCAAAACTAATCAGTAacagaatataaattattagaatGCAGTTATTAACAATTAATCACAGTTTGATTcgaatatacataaaaaaactatataaaatatcttACCACAGATATAATGTATTCCTGTCTACTTGCAGTACAACTGTCAATTTCATGAAATGGTAAAAAGTCTGTTTGATTTCTCGAGCAACTTAAAAAATCTGCAAACGAAGAAGAGGTCCCAGTGCTAGGTGTTAAAGGTGTGGAACATCTGGACAAAGCCTCTGGctaaagaaatataataaaagagtTAACTGTAGAAATCTAGATCTAGATGTAGATCATTTGGAGACAGCtattagttaaaaaaacatgtatttaaaagtttattaaagaaaagtcaataaaaagaaaaaaatatatattaaaggCGTCCATCACCTGGACAAATctctgataaaaaatatttattatttgaaaaaagtcgaaatagaaatttttatgtgTTAAAAGCATTGAATATCTTAATAGAGACTCTGTATATCTAATTAGAactttatttgagaaaaatcaatagaaaaaattgtttttacagTAATTGACAGCGTGGAACATCTGTACAAATCCTATGGCAAAAAGAGAAGTTGTCTgataaaaatcttattttgagccaataataataaaaaatgttttcacatGTGTTAACGCCCTTTAACATTTGTACAAAGCATTTGACTAAATGATAAGTTGAAAAATCAATAGTAAAAACGTTTTTACATTTGCTAAGGACATACAACATCTGCACAAACCTTTTGGATAAAGAATAAGTTACAGGTGGTACAGGCATGAAACATTTGGATACAGCCTTTATGTGTCTAGTAAGAATTAAGAATCAGtcaatagtaaaaattgtttttacataaaatgaGGGCGTGGAATATCTACATAAGTCCTCTGGCTTTCAAATAGACATATACAAAAGATTCAAGAAATCTTTATCCCTGGATTCCTGTGCTACTTCCGATAGTTGTCCTATAGGAAGAATTGTATTAGACCTCACACGATTTAATATTGTAACTGGCATACAATACCACGAATATTGCTGCGTTTTCTAGCTCCGCttctattcttattttgttGGAAATACTATTTGTCAATTTTGCATCAACAACGAGCGCTAATGCCTCATCTGGCGTATAAACCATTTTTGCATCTTTGTCACGATTCTTCCAAGCTTCTCTTTTTCTGAAGGCCTTCGTTGGCGTTACTTCTGTAATCAGTTTCGACCCATCTAATTTTCAGTCTGTTCTTAAAACCATTTGAGCGGCCTGAGCCAACTCTGATGCGCCCAATCTTCCCTAACAGATttggtttttcgttttttagTTTAGATAGAAGTGACTTGTTCCATCGCCATCGCCAATTATTGCCAAACTTTTCTAAgaaccaaaaaattttatgtggGAAGTTGACGCAATATTCTGATGAACTGTATTGTTATCAATGACATCAAGCCATTGCTAATGACAGCCATGAGTCCTAGGTAGAACAATACAAAGTGTGTTACAATTGTTATGGACGTTAAGTGGAACGTTCTAGTGGCGTAGAACAACTAAACAAAGTCTGTGACAACCAAAATAGGTTAACTATATAAACTATTGAAACAAAAGTGTTGTTACATGTTTTAAAGACACGGAACACCAAAAAAAATCTCCTATAGCAAGACCAATGATAAAATTAggatatttcttcttcttcttcttcttcttcttcttcttcatgagaaaatatcaattatctCCTATTCGACATAGTTATTGCTAAATAATTgtaactaattttcaaaatatcttacTTGATAACAATCCAAAGATATCCTCAATTTATCCAATACTTGACTAGGTTTGAATCTAATTCCAGCTTTGGATAATTTAGCAAGATGATCCCACAATTTTGTCCATATGTCACTTTTGTAAGGAATGATTCGCAACTGAGGAGATAATACCATCATCGAAGCATTCCAAAATACTTCTTGACGCAAATTAATCGTAAAACCATTGTGTTTCAATTCTAAATCGAATCCTAATTTTACGGTGGTTATCGGAAGAAGTGTTGCTAGTTTTACAGCGTTTTCTGGTATATTCTTTTGTACGGATGTGTATGAAGTTGCTAATAAGAATTCTTTAAGGATTTCGGGATAAACCATGGTGAAGGGGTAAGATGAATGCCAAAGAATAAGCTGAAATaggtatagaagaaaaaaattaattataaaagtaaatttgtagtattttaaaagaaattgattcatatttctttttttacaattttcgaAGGCTTTAGCCCTAGTCTAGTAAGAAAAACCCACATAGGTCTAGTCAATATTAGGCATTGATATAAACATAATGTGAAATAACAGGGTTCTAAATATATAATACTGTGATATTGATACAAATGAAGGATTATCATAgctattcaattaaattttgacgttttctcccgtttttaatatcaatacaaTTACTCAATTAACTCGAATGTTCAAGAAACAGTCAGACGGGACGGTACCAAAACACTACCACGATATTCTGCTTAACTACATAAACAAAAGacaatttataaagaaaagaagaataacctaaccaaacttcATTACAATGTGTATATCTTGAGGTGAAAAGTGTGTGCTCACCCTGTAGCTTGCgtgatatataacaaataaaaggAATAcgattgattttgatatttatattttaaagaacatatatagataagaatcctcattttgcttttattatttcagcaTTTTCTGTAACAATTTCACTAATAATCGttccaaagatgtgaagtggAAGTAGGACACTGCTTTTTAACTTCGCTGTTCAATTTGTCCTACAACATTTCAGTCGGGTTGAGGTCGGGCGACTGTGACTGCCAAATAATTACTTGCGCAGCTTCGAGGTATGCTTGAGATCGATAtcatgctggaagataaattttctgctGTTCAGGCGCTGAccagaacgtactacattttcctttccacatttttttatagCATTCTTTCTTCAAAACCCTTCAATTTTTACGAGGTCTCCAGTCGCCCTTCCTTCAAAACATCctcaaaccatcaccgagcccCTTCAATGTTTCACAGTCGGGATTCCACTTGGATTTAACATCCGTTTTACCTTTACCTCAACTTTGTCTCATCGCTTTAGAGGTCAAATACAAACTCCTAGTgcatgcatattttttcacgttgtagtccacgGTACATCAAAGTATTTCTAATTCGGCGGCAATGGTACGGTTACTTTTGTCTAGACTATAAAGACCCGCAATTAATGCACCAATAGTATCTTAGTTCCactcattttaaaacttacacgtctgaatttgcgagaacgaaaacaattccTATACgaactatacaaaaaaatgtcttggaccaaaaagtataaatcacaacaAGTTAAGCGTCTCACTGGGCTa
Encoded proteins:
- the LOC130445501 gene encoding protein pigeon isoform X2; the encoded protein is MVSVDNLASKLVTIISTEDNTEKFNEWRLLGQERNESFLFSWVQTDCEANARTGIGEYNYEENTFTPLYLFKRKVDCVQASLNNTKTIVIFVIKEKNENNDELIYKCFLHKIGEPLENFKISTQPLKFLLLIHQEGIFQYHIKCPHEKIDKLSLASELLVKNFFWAQWNPNQQTLYYIHNKVRTRGLVAGEEMSHDTGAKLSPTLSGLQFHDDQPHESVLNIPLNLPHLSSVNSSGTYEDDIIPLRIHDSSLDLIVLTDSKGCICICHHYLYQPVQPIVELKDNDDDTTPVNVAYTVTALHQSCVIHCIINDIPWNLAKQIRPLFKLRGDTLVVFIPKICTHILDVGLNHDPICHITTDPLIQDKEPNLLYLAPMISADDYVINLANLDVIDVGILDTLLINTFKSETSSENKLAIIHYLLLHLGDTETVSELILWHSSYPFTMVYPEILKEFLLATSYTSVQKNIPENAVKLATLLPITTVKLGFDLELKHNGFTINLRQEVFWNASMMVLSPQLRIIPYKSDIWTKLWDHLAKLSKAGIRFKPSQVLDKLRISLDCYQPEALSRCSTPLTPSTGTSSSFADFLSCSRNQTDFLPFHEIDSCTASRQEYIISVNLRELSMHLLKQTSHGATVFQTSDQSAMHVHAVATRYVGAQLEQSRQLCQIICKAATYDPTEDIDKGFILINNLNEERRYVLFKLLEKYYMAVESLAFPLPQGFTSFFAYLGYRTMDFEMFEQYVTNRVFELQVDVMKIIFAENNDSKEDTAKKLKLLTLVPRQRAKRLLNQWNNPIGVVLRAREHAQNILSGVTGQPTRSRTQNTTNVTGLGSISSGNNMSPLDTFLDLLTAKASLADIDFSLLIEATETILEEQIPDF
- the LOC130445501 gene encoding protein pigeon isoform X3, yielding MVSVDNLASKLVTIISTEDNTEKFNEWRLLGQERNESFLFSWVQTDCEANARTGIGEYNYEENTFTPLYLFKHFKISTQPLKFLLLIHQEGIFQYHIKCPHEKIDKLSLASELLVKNFFWAQWNPNQQTLYYIHNKVRTRGLVAGEEMSHDTGAKLSPTLSGLQFHDDQPHESVLNIPLNLPHLSSVNSSGTYEDDIIPLRIHDSSLDLIVLTDSKGCICICHHYLYQPVQPIVELKDNDDDTTPVNVAYTVTALHQSCVIHCIINDIPWNLAKQIRPLFKLRGDTLVVFIPKICTHILDVGLNHDPICHITTDPLIQDKEPNLLYLAPMISADDYVINLANLDVIDVGILDTLLINTFKSETSSENKLAIIHYLLLHLGDTETVSELILWHSSYPFTMVYPEILKEFLLATSYTSVQKNIPENAVKLATLLPITTVKLGFDLELKHNGFTINLRQEVFWNASMMVLSPQLRIIPYKSDIWTKLWDHLAKLSKAGIRFKPSQVLDKLRISLDCYQPEALSRCSTPLTPSTGTSSSFADFLSCSRNQTDFLPFHEIDSCTASRQEYIISVNLRELSMHLLKQTSHGATVFQTSDQSAMHVHAVATRYVGAQLEQSRQLCQIICKAATYDPTEDIDKGFILINNLNEERRYVLFKLLEKYYMAVESLAFPLPQGFTSFFAYLGYRTMDFEMFEQYVTNRVFELQVDVMKIIFAENNDSKEDTAKKLKLLTLVPRQRAKRLLNQWNNPIGVVLRAREHAQNILSGVTGQPTRSRTQNTTNVTGLGSISSGNNMSPLDTFLDLLTAKASLADIDFSLLIEATETILEEQIPDF